AAACGGGCTTATCCGCGCGAGGCGGGCGGGCCCACCTCTTCAGCGGAGCTACGGGGTTGCTCCTGCGCACGCTGGAATCCCCGGTCGATGAGACAGGCGGGGTGTTCGGACGGACAGTGGCCGGCGTGCCCGACCTCGACGGCGACGGGCTCGGCGACCTCCTCGTCGGGGCGAGGGGCGAAGAGGGCGGGGCGAAGAACGCCGGTCGGGCGTACCTCATCCTCTCGGGGGACGGCGAGATGGAGGCCGTCGTGACCGTTGACATCCCGGCTGTGGCGTCGGCCGGTGATGCTCTGAACCTCAGCGTCACGGTCGAGGGCTTTCTCGCGACGTCCGCCGAACTGCGCTTCCGGCCGACGGGCGCGCCCACGTTCGACGCGCTTCCACTGGAGATGCAAGTCGACTCGTACGCAGGAGCGATCCCCAGCGAGGTGGTGACGCTCCGGGGGATCGAGTATTTCATCGTGCTCACGGACGGCGAAACCACGGTCACCTTCCCCGAACTCGACCCCGAGCTGAACCCGCTCCACCTCCGCGTCCGCGTAGCGCAGGAGGTGTCGGACGTCGTGCTCCCGTCCGACGCCGAGTACCGCATGGTCTCGGTCCCGCTCGTGCTCGACGACCCCTCGCCCCTCGCCGTCTTCGGCGACGACTACGGCGACTACGGGCCGACCTCGTGGCGGCTGCTCCGCCACCTCCCGCTCGGGATGGCGTACTCCGAATTCCCCACGCTCAACTCTGCCGTGGTGCCCGGCGCTGGGTTCTGGCTCGCCGCCTACGCCGCCGCCGACGGGCCGTTCGACGTGGAGAACGGGCTCTCGGTGGACGCCTCCGAACCGGCGCTCCTCACGCTGGAGCCGGGGTGGAGCCAGGTCGGCAACCCGTTCGCGTTCCCCGTCGCCTGGGACACCGTGCTCGGGAGCGACCTCGTCCAACCCCCGGCCGCGTTTGATGGCACGGAGTATCTCCTCGATCAGCCCCTCCTCGACCCGTGGGCGGGCTATTTCGTCCTCAACGACACCGAGGAAACGGTCACGCTGACGGTACCGCCGCTCGAAGGCGGGCTCCCGACGCGTCTCGAAGCGAAGGGGAAGGAGGACGGCTACCGCCTCCACCTCCGCGCCGACGTGCCGGCGCGCGGGCTCCGCGACACCCAGAACGTCCTCGGCTTCGCCGAAGGCGCAGCGGCGGGGCCCGACCGGCTCGACCTCGCCGAGCCCCCGCCGATCGCGTCCCACCTCCGCCTCAGCGCCGTCGAGGACGGCCGCCGCCTCGGCCACAGCTTCCGCCCCGCCGGCACCGACGGGGCCGATTGGGAGCTCGAACTCACCGCGACGGCGGACGTGCTCGCCGACGGGCCGCTCTCCGTCCGCGTCGCGCTCGAAGAAGCCGGCGAACGGCCGGACGGCTACTACGTCCACGTCCTCGACCTCGACGCCGAGGCGCCGCTCACCCTGCTCGAAGGCGCGTTTGAGGTCACCCTCAGCGCGGCGCGGCCCGTGCAGCGGCTCCGGCTCATCGCCGGGACCGAGGCCTTCGCCGACGCCGCGCGGGGAGACATCCCCCTCGTCCCGATCACGTTCGCACTCGCGCCGGCGTATCCGAACCCGTTCGCGGGCTCGGCCACGCTCGCCTACGACCTCCCCGAACCCGCCGACGTCGTCCTCGACGTGTTCGACCTCCTCGGCCGCCGCGTCGCCGTCCTCGCCGACGGCGTGCAGGAGGCGGGGCGCTACACCGTCCGCTGGGACGGGACGGTGGCGGGGGCGCCCGCGGCGAACGGGGTGTACGTCTACCGACTCCGCGCCGGGAGCTTCACCGCCTCGCACAAGATGGTGCTCCTCCGCTGATCGGTCCCTCGCCCGCCCTCCGTCCAACCCGACCCGATGCTCCCGATGAACCGGCTCTGCTTCGCTGTCTTGCTTCTCCTCCCGCTCGCGGCACCTCGAGCGCAGGTCATGCCCTCCGACGGAGGAAGCGACCTCTACATCGGTAGCCAACGGCCGCCGGTCCGCGTCACGGCGATGGGCATTTTTCAGAGCTACAATGGCACGCTCGTCGAGGACACGCCGGAGGTCGGCGTGGCGGAGTTCTCGGCGCCGCTGACGATCTTCGCGCCGCTCGCGCGGAACGTAGGGTTCAGCCTGCGGTCGAGCTTCACGTCGGTGAGCGGGGACGACGTGACGGGCGTGAGCGGGCTCACGGACACGCAGGCGACGCTGAGCTACTTCCGGCCGCTCGGGCCGGGGAGCGCCGTCGTGAGCCTCAGCGCGAACCTCCCGAGCGGGACGTCGGAGCTGGAGCCGGACGAGGCGGCGACGGCGTTCCTCATCGGGCAGAACTTCTACGGGTTCCGGCTGCCGAACCTCGGGCAGGGCTTCAACGTGGCGGGCGGGCTGACGTACGCGTTTCCCGCCGGCGATGCGCTCGTCATCGGGCTCGGCGCAGCGTACCAACTGCGCGGGGCGTACACCCCGGTCGCGGGCTCGGACGACTACGACCCCGGCGACGAAATCCTCCTCACGGGCGGGCTCGACTACGGGCTGAGCCGGGTGTCGTCGGTTGCGCTCGACGTGACGTACGCGATCTACAGCGCGGACGCCGCCGGGGACCTCGAACTCCAGAGCGGCAACACGCTCTCGATCACCGGGAAGTGGGACGGCGAGCTCGGCGGGCGGCGGGCGGGCCTGCTCGGGCGCTTCCGCACGAAGGGCGAGACGGAGGTGGCGGAGAACCTCAACGTCCGGCTCGGGCAGGACCCGGTGATCCCCACGCAGGGCCGCGTCCGCGCGCACGTGCAGGTGGCCGGCGGGCGCACGTTCGGGCTCGACGTGTTCGCACAGGGCCGGACGTACGCTGCGAGCGACCTCTTCGATGCGAAGGCGCTCTTCGACGTCGGCGCGATGCCGTCGGTCCGGCTGCTGCCGAACGCGACGCTGCTCACGCGTGTCGCCGTGACGTTCGGGGACCTCTCCGGGGTGGAGGTCGGCGGCGGGCTGTCGTGGGAGTTTTAAGGCGTGTCGTTGAAACCGACCGGACTGGTCAGAAACTTTGGGTTCACGTCCCTCCCCCTCGGAGGGAGAGGACAGGTGGGGGGCCGCTGCACTCGAAGACCCCTTGCCCTGCATATCGAGCGTGGCGGATCTCCCGCTCGTCTCGCAGGCGAGACTCGCTGCCCCCCTCCGAGCGGGGCGAGAACATAGTGCGTTATTGCCTTCGCTACGGCTCCGCGTCCGGCGTCGGGAGGCACAGGATCTGCTGCTCGCTGCCGTGCGCCGCGTGGCCGTCCGTCAGCCCGAACGCCGTCGCGCCGCGCGCCATCGTCAGCACGCCGAGCGCGACGATGAGGACGCCGCCGAGCCGGCTCAGCCACAGCCGCCGCGTGGGCGGGACGAGGTTTCCGAAGAGGCCGGTGAGGTAGAGCGCCGGGATCGTCCCGAGCCCGAATACTGCCATCACGGCGGCGCCGCCGAGCGGGCTGCCCGCGGCGGCAGCGCGGGCAAGCAGGCCGTAGACGAGCGCGCACGGGAGCAGCCCGTTCAGCATCCCGAGGCCGAACGTCGCCCCCGCCGTGCCGCGCGCGACGAGACGCCGGACGGCCTCGCCGAGCACGCGCGCCCCAGCGAATCGCCCGGCGAATCG
The Rhodothermales bacterium genome window above contains:
- a CDS encoding sulfite exporter TauE/SafE family protein; its protein translation is MPRSRPALAPVLDLPLVFAIGLLGSAHCVGMCGGFVVALGHAQRGGPSIHIRQSLYFLGKTATYALFGAAAGAAGAAVGLALSGFQGLVSLGLGLVLVVVGLSLCGVLHRLGFAERIAGRFAGRFAGARVLGEAVRRLVARGTAGATFGLGMLNGLLPCALVYGLLARAAAAGSPLGGAAVMAVFGLGTIPALYLTGLFGNLVPPTRRLWLSRLGGVLIVALGVLTMARGATAFGLTDGHAAHGSEQQILCLPTPDAEP